One window of Pectobacterium carotovorum genomic DNA carries:
- the trpD gene encoding anthranilate phosphoribosyltransferase has translation MQHILEKLYRAESISRQESQALFGAIICGELEASQLAAALISMKVRGEHPDEIAGAATALLADAQPFPRPDYLFADIVGTGGDGTNSINISTASAFVAASCGLKIAKHGNRSVSSRSGSSDLLSAFGIKLDMSAQDSRQALDDLGVCFLFAPQYHLGFRHAMPVRQQLKTRTVFNVLGPLVNPARPPLALIGVYSPELVRPIAETLKVLGYQRAAVVHGGGMDEVALHAPTQVAELNNGEIETYELTHRDFGLDAYPLSALQGGTPEENRDILASLLQGKGERAHAAAVAANVALLLRLFGQEDLRQNAQQALEVIHSGQAYQRVIALSARG, from the coding sequence ATGCAACACATACTGGAAAAATTATACCGTGCGGAAAGCATCAGCCGTCAGGAAAGCCAGGCGCTGTTTGGTGCCATTATCTGCGGTGAACTGGAAGCCAGCCAATTGGCAGCGGCGCTGATTAGCATGAAAGTGCGCGGCGAGCATCCCGATGAGATCGCCGGTGCCGCCACGGCCTTGCTGGCCGATGCGCAGCCGTTCCCGCGCCCTGACTATTTATTTGCCGATATCGTCGGTACGGGCGGTGACGGTACCAACAGCATCAACATTTCGACGGCCAGTGCCTTCGTTGCTGCTAGCTGTGGCCTGAAAATCGCCAAGCACGGCAACCGCAGCGTATCCAGCCGCTCCGGTTCCTCAGACTTGCTCTCCGCTTTCGGCATTAAGCTGGATATGAGCGCGCAGGATTCCCGTCAGGCGCTGGACGATCTGGGCGTGTGTTTCCTGTTTGCTCCGCAATACCATCTGGGCTTCCGTCATGCCATGCCGGTGCGCCAGCAGCTCAAAACCCGCACCGTCTTCAACGTGCTGGGGCCATTGGTTAACCCAGCACGCCCACCGCTGGCGCTGATTGGCGTGTATAGCCCCGAATTGGTTCGCCCTATCGCCGAAACGTTGAAGGTGCTGGGCTACCAGCGTGCTGCGGTCGTACACGGCGGCGGGATGGATGAAGTCGCGCTTCATGCACCCACGCAGGTTGCCGAGTTAAACAATGGCGAGATCGAAACCTACGAACTGACGCACCGCGATTTCGGTCTGGATGCGTATCCGCTATCGGCATTACAAGGCGGTACGCCAGAAGAAAATCGTGACATTCTCGCGTCGCTGCTACAAGGTAAAGGTGAACGCGCACACGCTGCTGCGGTTGCCGCCAACGTTGCGCTGCTCCTGAGATTGTTCGGACAAGAAGATCTGCGCCAGAATGCGCAACAGGCGCTTGAAGTCATTCATAGTGGACAGGCTTATCAGCGCGTTATCGCCCTGTCCGCCAGAGGATAA
- a CDS encoding gamma-glutamyl-gamma-aminobutyrate hydrolase family protein (Members of this family of hydrolases with an active site Cys residue belong to MEROPS family C26.), producing the protein MADILLLDNIDSFTYNLVDQLRASGHQVVIYRNHLPADVIIARLQQMEKPILMLSPGPGTPAEAGCMPELLQRLRGQLPIIGICLGHQAIVEAYGGHVGQAGEILHGKASAIDHDASGMFSGLPHPLPVARYHSLVGSNIPSTLTVNAHFNTMVMAVRNDADRICGFQFHPESILTTHGARLLEQTLDWALA; encoded by the coding sequence ATGGCCGACATCCTGCTGCTCGATAATATCGATTCATTCACCTACAACCTGGTGGATCAACTGCGTGCAAGCGGTCATCAGGTCGTGATTTACCGTAACCATCTGCCTGCCGACGTCATCATCGCGCGGTTACAGCAAATGGAAAAACCGATCCTGATGCTCTCCCCCGGCCCCGGTACGCCAGCCGAAGCGGGTTGTATGCCTGAACTGCTGCAACGTTTACGCGGTCAGCTGCCGATTATCGGTATTTGCCTCGGCCATCAGGCCATCGTGGAAGCCTACGGCGGCCATGTCGGTCAGGCGGGTGAAATCCTGCACGGCAAAGCGTCTGCCATCGACCACGATGCCAGCGGTATGTTTAGCGGTTTACCGCATCCATTGCCCGTTGCCCGCTACCACTCGTTGGTCGGCAGCAACATTCCTTCAACGCTGACCGTTAACGCACACTTCAACACGATGGTCATGGCCGTGCGCAACGATGCGGATCGCATCTGCGGTTTTCAATTCCATCCTGAATCGATCCTGACCACACACGGCGCTCGACTGCTGGAACAAACGCTGGACTGGGCGCTCGCTTAA